CGCCCTCGGCTACTACGTGACCGAGTCGAGCGGGCACAACTCGGAGTACAACTGGTGGTTCCGCAAGCGCCCCGACCTGATCGAGAAGTACTGCACCCACGGCACGGGCTGGAACCCGGGGGAGTACGCGTACATTCTGAACGAGTACGCATCGCGCCAGAAGACGTGGAAGAAGCAGGTCCGCGAGTGGTTCCGGAAGGGCGCCCCGATCTCGCTGGAGCGCGGGCACGAGTATGCGGCCGCGATCATCAACGCGCGCGTGGGCGGCGAGCCGTTCGAGTTCAACGGCAACGTGCCCAACACGGGCATCATCCCCAATCTGCCCGAGGGCGCGTGCGTCGAGGTGCCCGTCGTGGCCAACAGGCGGGGCATCAACGCCTTCCACGTCGGCCCGCTGCCGCCGCAGTGCGCGGCGCTGAACAACATCAGCATCGCCGTCGAGGAGATGGCCGTCGAGGCGGCCCTCACGGGCGACCCGACGCTGCTCTACCAGGCCATCTGCTACGATCCGCTGACGGCCGCCGTCCTCTCCCTGGCCGAGATCAAGGACATGACGCGCGAGATGCTCAAGAGGAACCGCCGCTATCTGCCGCAGTTCAAGACCATCCGCATCTGAAGGGCGGGCGGCGTCCCGGAACGGAGCCATGATCCGGTTTTCGGCTCAGTACTTCCTCCTGTTCGCCCTGATGGCGGCCTTCAGCCCCTATCTGCAGGTGTTCCTGCAGTCCCTCGGGTTCTCCGAGCGCGAGGTGGGGCATCTGCAGGGCCTTCTGGGGCTGGCCGGCATCTGCGGCCCGATGCTGCTGGGCCGCCTGGCCGACCGCGTGGGGCACCACAAGTGGATACTGGCGGCGGGCCTGGCCGCCTACGCCGCCCTCCTGGTGCCCCTGGCCGGGCCCCCCGGCTTCGCGACGGCGGCCGTGCTGGCGGCGGCGATCGGCTTCGTGCTCCGGCCGGCGATCCCTCTGACGGACGTCCTGGCGGCCGAGGCGCTGCCGGACCCCGTGCACCAGTACGGCCGGGTGCGGGCGTGGGGGAGCGGCAGCTTCGTGCTGTCGCTGCTGGCGTTCCGCGCGTTCCGACTGGTGGACGAGGGTTCGCCCGCCTCGATGATGCGCATGATGGTGCTGACGGCCGGGCTGTGCATCGTCAGTTCGTTCATGCTGCCGGACTCGCGCCCGTCGCGGGTGGCCGATGCGAAGGCAGATCCCGCGAAGGCGCCCGCACGGTTCGTCCCCGCCTTCTGGCTGTTCCTGCTGGCGGCCGGCGCGCAGCGCTTCGGCATGGCCGCCTACTACTCGTTCTTCACGCTCTATCTGCGCGAGACGTTCGCCATGAAGCAGGCGGCGTGGGTCTGGGCGCTCGGTGCGCTGGTGGAGACCCCCGTGATGTTCTTTGCGGGCCGCGCCATCCGGCGGTTCGGGCTCCAGAGGATGCTGATCGCCTCGATGCTCGGGGCCTCGCTTCGGATGGCGATCTACGCGTTCGTCCCGGTTCTGCCGGTCGTGCTGGCCTCGCAGGCGCTGCATGCGCTGACGTTCGGCTTCTTCCACGGGGCCTCCATCGAGTTCCTGCGGCGGGCGGTGCCCGCCGAGCGGCGGGGGCTGGCCATGGCGCTCTACATGTCGCTGACGCTGGGCGTCACGGCCTGGCTGGGCAGCAGCCTCGGGGGGGAGATCATCGAGCGCTGGGGGTATCCGGCGCTGTTCGGCTCCTACGCCCTCGTGCCGCTGGCGGGCGTGGCGCTGATGCTGGCCGCCCGGCGGTCGTTCGCCCGGGCCTGCGCCGAGCCCGCGCCGACCGGCGCGTGAGCCTCCCTTGCGGTCCTCAGGCGCTGCCGGCAGTGTGGCGGGCCAGCCAGGCCTGCAGGTCCTCCGGCGTGTCGATGCCGATGCAGGCGTGGGGCGTGACGCCCACCTTGATGCGGTAGCCGGCGCTGAGGGCGCGCAGTTGCTCCAGGCGTTCGGCCAGTTCCAGGGGGGCGAGCGGCAGCGAGGCGTAACGGAAGAGGAAGTCGCGCCGGTAGCTGTAGATGCCCAGGTGGTGGAGCGCGTTCAGCGGGCCGTTGGCCGCCCACCCGCCGGCGTCGCGCGTGTAGGGGATGGGGCTGCGGCTGAAGTAGAGGGCGCCGCCGCGGGCGTCGGTCACCACCTTGACCACGTTGGGGTCGCGCCACTCCCGCTCGGAGGCGATGGGGTGGGCCAGCGTGCCCATGACGGCGTCGCCGTCGTCGGCCAGCAGGCGTACGACCTGCTCGACCTGCTCGGGGCGGATCTCGGGCTCGTCGCCCTGCACGTTGACGATGATCGCCGCGTCCACGCCGACGGCGGCCTCGGCGATGCGGTCGGTGCCGCTCTGGTGGTCGGGCGACGTCATCCGCGCCTCGCCGCCGAAGTCCTGCACCGCGCGCGCGATGCGGGCGTCGTCGGTGGCCACGATCACGCGGCTCACGGACGGCGCGGCAGCCGCCCGCTCGTAGACGTGCTGGATGATGTACTTGCCCGTGGTCTGACGGGCGGCCTCCAGGATGGGCTTGCCCGGCAGGCGCGTCGAGGCGTAGCGGGCGGGGATGATGGCGACGGCTTTCACGGCGCGGGCGCTCCCGGAGAGAGGTGGCGGCATTCTACCGGTATGCGGCCGGCACGGACAACCGGCGGCTGTGGGGGCGGCGCGCGGGGCCAGACACGGACACACGGACACACGGACAGACACGGACGAACACGGACGGACACGGACACACGGACGTCGTGGGTGGCACGGCGGCCCGCCCCGGCGGGCAAGCCTCCGGCCGCGGGGCAGCAGCCGCCCACGTGCGTCTCATCCCCCCTTGCGCGGACTCCTACGCTCACTGTACGGTCCGGCAGGGGGTCTGTCCATTGTCGACGCGCCTTGAACCGGCCGCGCGGCCCGCGTACATTCTGACCGGGAAGGACCGATTCCTGTCAACGGGAGAGAGGGCGCGATGGCGGAGCCGGCCATCATCAGGGCGGAGGCCGTTGCCGAGGCGACGGCGGGACTCTACCGCCGCATCAACACGCACCTGCGTGCGGACGTGCGTGCGGCGCTTGAGCGGGCGATGGAGCGCGAGACGGCCCCGGTGGCGCGCGACATCCTGGCGGCCCTGCTGGAGAACGAGCGGATCAGCCGGACCGAGGGCGTGCCGCTGTGCCAGGACACGGGGCTGGCCGTCGCCTTTGTGCGCATCGGCAACCGCGTGGTCATCGAGGGCGGCACGGTGCAGGCCGCCATCGACGCGGGCATCCGGCGCGCGGCCGCCGAGCACCCCCTGCGCGCCTCGACGGTGAGGACGCCGCTGGGCCGCGCCAACTCCGGGGACAACGCGCCCGCCATCGTGCACATGGAGCAGTGCGAGGGGCCGCACCTGACCATCGATCTGCTGGCCAAAGGGGGCGGGGCCGAGAACATGAGCCGCACGTTCATGCTGGCGCCTGCGGCCGGCCGGGAGGGCGTGCTGGACGCCGTGGTCGAGACCGTGCGGCAGGCGGGCGCCAACCCGTGCCCGCCCATCATCGTCGGCGTGGGGCTGGGCGGCAACTTCGAGCGGGCGGCTCTGCTGGCCAAGCGTGCGCTGCTGCGCGACCTGGACGGCCCTCAGCCGGACGCGGAACTGGCCGAACTGGAACGCGAGGCCCTGGAGCGCGTCAACCGCCTCGGGATCGGTCCGCAGGGGCTGGGCGGCCGCACGACGGCCCTGGCCGTCCTGTTTGAGCAGGCGCCGTGCCACATCGCCAGCCTGCCGCTGGCCGTGAACCTGGAATGCCACTCCCACCGGCACGGCTCCGTGACGATCCGGGGCACGCGGCCGGGGGAGTAGGAGGGAGAGGATGGGCCGGAAGATGGCGGGAGCACTGGCGGCTGCGGGCCTGCTTCTGATCCTCGGCGCCGTTCTGCTGCTGGGGGTCCTTGCGGTGCGCCGCGGTCTCAGGTCGCCGGCCGTTGAGAGGCGGGCGGCCCCGGCTCCGTCGCTGTCCGGCGTGGTCGAGTATGTCTACGACGGCGACACGATCGAGGTCTCGGGTGTCGGGAAGGTGCGCGTGCTCGGCATCGACACTCCGGACGGGCACAACGAGGAGAAGACGGCCGCGCAGGCGAGCCGCTACGGGCTGACGCCGCCACAGGTGAGGCGCTGGGCGGAGGAGGCGACGGGGCAGGCGATCGCGCGCCTGAAGGGCAGGCGGGTGGTGCTGGAGATCGGCGGCGACCGGCGCGACGACTACGGGCGCACGCTGGCCTACGTGCACGTGGGCGAGGGGGAGCGCGCGGAGGACTTCGGCCTGTTCATGCTCGAGCACGGGTTCGCCGCCGCCTACCGCAGCGGGATGCACAGGCGTCGGGCCGCCTATCTGGCGGCGGAAGAGACGGCGCGCGCCGCCGGGGCAGGCATGTGGCGGGACGCCCGCCCGGGGTCCTGAGCGGCCGCGGGCGGGCCCGTGCGTCAGTGCGTGACGGCCTTCGGTTCGAGGCGTTCCAGCTCGAACGTCAGTTCGTCGTCCAGGACGTCCACGACGATGCGCCCGGAGGTGAACTTGCCCGCCAGGATGCGCTCGCTCAGGGGGTCCTCGACGTACTTCTCGATGGCGCGTCGCAGCGGCCGGGCGCCGAACTCGGGGTTGTAGCCCTTGTCGATGACCAGGTCGATGGCCTTCTTGCGCACGACCAGCTTCATGTCGCGCGCATCCAGGCGCTCGCGGACCTTGTCCAGTTCCAGCTTGACGATCTGGGCCAGGTCGCTGCGGTTCAGGCCGTGGAAGACGATGATGTCGTCGATGCGGTTGAGGAACTCGGGGCGGAAGTGCTTCTCGACCTGCTCCATGAGCTGCTTCTTCATCGTCTGGTAGTCGACTTCCTCGCTCTGTTTGCGGAAGCCGAGCCCGGAGCTGTTCCGTATGACCTCGGCGCCGATGTTGGAGGTCATGATCAGCACGCAGTTGCTGAAGTCGACGCGGCGGCCGAAGCTGTCGGTCAGCCGGCCGTCCTCCATGATCTGCAGCAGCATGTTGAAGACGTCGGAGTGGGCCTTCTCGATCTCGTCGAACAGGACCACGCTGTAGGGGCGCCGCCGGATCCGCTCGGTCAGTTGGCCGCCCTCGTCGTATCCCACGTAGCCGGGCGGTGCGCCGACCAGGCGGGAGACGTTGTGCTTCTCCATGTACTCGGACATGTCGATCTGGATCAGCGCGTCTTCGTTGCCGAACATGAAGCGGGCCAGGGACCGGGCCAGCAGTGTCTTGCCGACGCCCGTGGGGCCGATGAACAGGAAGCTGGCCATGGGCCGCCGGGGGTCCTTCATGCCGGAACGGGACCGCCGGATGGCCCGGCTGACGGCGTTGACCGCCTCGGTCTGGCTCACGACCATGCGGTGCACTTCCTCTTCCATCTGCAGGAGCCGGCTGGCCTCTTCCACTTCGAGGCGGGCCAGGGGCACGCCGGTCATCTTGGAGACGACCTCGCGGATCACGTCCTCATCGACGATGCCGACGACCTCGGCGCTCTCCAGTTCGGCTTCGTCCAGGAGCCGCTGCTCCTGCTGGAGCTTGTCGATCTGGTCGCGGAGGCTGGCGGCGCGTTCGAAGTCCTGCGCCAGCACCGCGTCGTCCTTCTCCGCGGACAGGCGGGCGAGGTCCTGCTGCAGCTTCCTCATCTCCGGTGTGACGGACATGCTGCGCAGCCGCACCAGAGAGCATGCCTCGTCGACGACGTCCAGGGCCTTGTCGGGCAGGAAACGGCCGGTCACGTACTGCGTCGACAGCTCGGTGGCGTCCCGGATGGCCTCGTCGGTGATCTGCACACAGTGGTGCGTCTCGTAGCGTTCGCGCAGGCCCTTGATGATCTCGACGGTCTCGTCGCGCGAGGGAGGATCGACCACGATGGTCTGGAAGCGGCGCTCCAGGGCACCGTCCTTCTCGATGTACTTGCGGTATTCGTCCGGCGTCGTTGCGCCGATGCACTGGAGTTCCCCGCGGGCCAGGGCCGGCTTGAGCACGTTGGAGGCGTCGATGGCGCCCTCGGCGCCGCCGGCTCCGACCAGCGTGTGCAGTTCGTCGATGAACAGGATGATGTTGCGGGCCTTGACGACCTCCTGCATGACGGCCTTGATCCGCTCCTCGAACTGGCCGCGGTACTTGGTGCCGGCCACCATCAGTGCCAGGTCCACCACAACGATGCGGCGGTCGCGCAGCAGGCGCGGCACATTGCTGTTGACGATGTCCTGGGCGAGCCCCTCGACGATGGCCGTCTTGCCGACGCCGGCCTCGCCGAGCAGCACGGGGTTGTTCTTCTTGCGGCGGCAGAGCACCTGGATGACGCGTTCGATCTCGTGCTCACGGCCGATGACGGGGTCCAGCTCGCCGGCGCGTGCCTGCATGGTGAGGTCGCGGCCGAAGGAGTCGAGCGCGGGCGTCTTGCTCTTGCCGGAGGGGGCGCGGGCGTCCTGTTCCTCGCCCTCCTCGTCGTCCAGTTCGGGCCCGAGCAGCTCCATGACGCTCTCGTGCACTTCTTCGTACTCGACACCCAGGTTCATCAGCACCTGGGCGGCGGGGCTGTCCTCGGCGCGCAGCAGGCCGAGCAGGATGTGTTCGGTGCCGACGTAGTTGCGGCCCATCCGTTTGGCCTCTTCGGCGGCGTACTTGCACGCCTCCTGGGCCATGGGGGCCAGGTTCGCCTCGCGGCCGGTCGAGACGACGTCCGAGCCGTCGCGCACGACCTTCTCGACCTCCAGGCGGATGCGCTTGGGGTCCACCCCGAGCCTCTGCAGCACGGTGGCGGCCACCCCGGAGCCCTCGCGCACGAGGCCGAGCAGCAGGTGCTCGGTGCCGATGTACTGGTGGCCCATCCGCTGGGCTTCCAGCCGGGCGCCGCGCAGGACCTTCTGGGCCTTTTCCGTCAGCTTGTCGAACATCTACTCGCTCCCCGGCAACGCGACTCAACCCATTGCCAGCCGGTTTCTTACGTATGTCGCTCTCAATTCGTTCCGGACACTGCTGTCCAGGACTCTGCCTTCCATTGTCTGCAGATGGGCCGGCAATGTCAAGAGGAGCAGATCGTTGAGGGCCGCCAGCGACGGGGCCGTCAACTGGCCCGTCTCGACGCCCATCCGCACCTGCGAGATGAAGCTCAGCGCCTCTTCCGAGGAGATGGTGCGCGCCGAGCGGAGCAGGCGGAACGCGTGTTCGATGCGGCGGCGAAACTCCTCGGGGTGATCGTCGCGCAGGGCCGTGCGCGCGTCCCGCTCCATGCGGGCCACCGTGCGGGCCGCCGTCAGCACCAGGCTGACCAGTTCTTCCTCCCCGGGGCCGAGCGAGGTGTGGTTGGACAACTGGTAGAAGTCGCCTGCCCCGTGTGTGCCCTCGCCGTAGACGCCCCGGAGCGTCAGGCGTTCCTCGCGCGCCAGGGCGAGCACGCGGTCCATCTCCTGGGCCATCACGAGGCCGGGCAGGTGGAACATCACACTGGCCCGCAGGCCGGTGCCCACGTTGGTGGGGCAGGCGGTCAGGTAGCCCCATTGCGGGGAGAAGGCGAACGGCACGCGGCCGGAGAGCAGGTCGTCGAACGCGTCCGCCCGGTCGTAGACTTCCTCGAGGCACAGGCCGCCCCGCACGAACTGGATGCGCAGGTGGTCCTCCTCGTTGACCATCACGCTGATGCGCTCGGCGTCATCGAAGGCCACGCCCCGCACCCAGTCGGCCTCGGCGTGCTCGCGGCTGACCAGCCGCCGCTCCACCAGCAGATCCAGCGTGAGGGGGTCCAGCCCGTCCAGGCGGACGTACTCCAGCGGCGGGTCGGGTGCGGCGGCCAGCACGGCGTGGCGCAGCACCTCCTCGATGCGCGCCTTCTGGTGGGGCGAGGCACGGCCCACGAACGGGTAGCCCTCGACGTTCCGCGCCAGCCGAACGCGGCTGCTCACGACGACGTCGTCTTCCGGGCCGCCCCGGAGCCATTCGACGGGCCTATCCTTCAGGCGGGCGAGGTCCATCCTGCTCCAGCTTTCCTATGCGGTCGCGCAACTCGGCGGCCAGTTCGTAGTTCTCCTGGGCGATCGCCCGTTGCTGCTGCCTGCGCAGCGAACGCACGCGGCTGTGCACGGCAGCCTCCGGGCCCTCGCGGGGCGGCGTCTTGCCCCCGTGCTGCGAGGCGCCGTGCACGCGCTCCAGGAGGAGGCCCAGCGGCTCTGCAAACGCCTCGTAGTCGTTGGGACAGCCCAACTGCATGTGCTGGCGGAACTCCAGG
This sequence is a window from Candidatus Brocadiaceae bacterium. Protein-coding genes within it:
- a CDS encoding MFS transporter; its protein translation is MIRFSAQYFLLFALMAAFSPYLQVFLQSLGFSEREVGHLQGLLGLAGICGPMLLGRLADRVGHHKWILAAGLAAYAALLVPLAGPPGFATAAVLAAAIGFVLRPAIPLTDVLAAEALPDPVHQYGRVRAWGSGSFVLSLLAFRAFRLVDEGSPASMMRMMVLTAGLCIVSSFMLPDSRPSRVADAKADPAKAPARFVPAFWLFLLAAGAQRFGMAAYYSFFTLYLRETFAMKQAAWVWALGALVETPVMFFAGRAIRRFGLQRMLIASMLGASLRMAIYAFVPVLPVVLASQALHALTFGFFHGASIEFLRRAVPAERRGLAMALYMSLTLGVTAWLGSSLGGEIIERWGYPALFGSYALVPLAGVALMLAARRSFARACAEPAPTGA
- the kdsB gene encoding 3-deoxy-manno-octulosonate cytidylyltransferase — its product is MKAVAIIPARYASTRLPGKPILEAARQTTGKYIIQHVYERAAAAPSVSRVIVATDDARIARAVQDFGGEARMTSPDHQSGTDRIAEAAVGVDAAIIVNVQGDEPEIRPEQVEQVVRLLADDGDAVMGTLAHPIASEREWRDPNVVKVVTDARGGALYFSRSPIPYTRDAGGWAANGPLNALHHLGIYSYRRDFLFRYASLPLAPLELAERLEQLRALSAGYRIKVGVTPHACIGIDTPEDLQAWLARHTAGSA
- a CDS encoding fumarate hydratase, with the protein product MAEPAIIRAEAVAEATAGLYRRINTHLRADVRAALERAMERETAPVARDILAALLENERISRTEGVPLCQDTGLAVAFVRIGNRVVIEGGTVQAAIDAGIRRAAAEHPLRASTVRTPLGRANSGDNAPAIVHMEQCEGPHLTIDLLAKGGGAENMSRTFMLAPAAGREGVLDAVVETVRQAGANPCPPIIVGVGLGGNFERAALLAKRALLRDLDGPQPDAELAELEREALERVNRLGIGPQGLGGRTTALAVLFEQAPCHIASLPLAVNLECHSHRHGSVTIRGTRPGE
- a CDS encoding ATP-dependent Clp protease ATP-binding subunit yields the protein MFDKLTEKAQKVLRGARLEAQRMGHQYIGTEHLLLGLVREGSGVAATVLQRLGVDPKRIRLEVEKVVRDGSDVVSTGREANLAPMAQEACKYAAEEAKRMGRNYVGTEHILLGLLRAEDSPAAQVLMNLGVEYEEVHESVMELLGPELDDEEGEEQDARAPSGKSKTPALDSFGRDLTMQARAGELDPVIGREHEIERVIQVLCRRKKNNPVLLGEAGVGKTAIVEGLAQDIVNSNVPRLLRDRRIVVVDLALMVAGTKYRGQFEERIKAVMQEVVKARNIILFIDELHTLVGAGGAEGAIDASNVLKPALARGELQCIGATTPDEYRKYIEKDGALERRFQTIVVDPPSRDETVEIIKGLRERYETHHCVQITDEAIRDATELSTQYVTGRFLPDKALDVVDEACSLVRLRSMSVTPEMRKLQQDLARLSAEKDDAVLAQDFERAASLRDQIDKLQQEQRLLDEAELESAEVVGIVDEDVIREVVSKMTGVPLARLEVEEASRLLQMEEEVHRMVVSQTEAVNAVSRAIRRSRSGMKDPRRPMASFLFIGPTGVGKTLLARSLARFMFGNEDALIQIDMSEYMEKHNVSRLVGAPPGYVGYDEGGQLTERIRRRPYSVVLFDEIEKAHSDVFNMLLQIMEDGRLTDSFGRRVDFSNCVLIMTSNIGAEVIRNSSGLGFRKQSEEVDYQTMKKQLMEQVEKHFRPEFLNRIDDIIVFHGLNRSDLAQIVKLELDKVRERLDARDMKLVVRKKAIDLVIDKGYNPEFGARPLRRAIEKYVEDPLSERILAGKFTSGRIVVDVLDDELTFELERLEPKAVTH
- a CDS encoding ATP--guanido phosphotransferase gives rise to the protein MDLARLKDRPVEWLRGGPEDDVVVSSRVRLARNVEGYPFVGRASPHQKARIEEVLRHAVLAAAPDPPLEYVRLDGLDPLTLDLLVERRLVSREHAEADWVRGVAFDDAERISVMVNEEDHLRIQFVRGGLCLEEVYDRADAFDDLLSGRVPFAFSPQWGYLTACPTNVGTGLRASVMFHLPGLVMAQEMDRVLALAREERLTLRGVYGEGTHGAGDFYQLSNHTSLGPGEEELVSLVLTAARTVARMERDARTALRDDHPEEFRRRIEHAFRLLRSARTISSEEALSFISQVRMGVETGQLTAPSLAALNDLLLLTLPAHLQTMEGRVLDSSVRNELRATYVRNRLAMG
- a CDS encoding DNA helicase UvrBC, which produces MEDDHVCEKCGKRRATWHLTDFVDGTCRQQHLCDECHAGTEDGARKMDAAFRRLIAAVVPELQEQIVPRCPLCGIDYLEFRQHMQLGCPNDYEAFAEPLGLLLERVHGASQHGGKTPPREGPEAAVHSRVRSLRRQQQRAIAQENYELAAELRDRIGKLEQDGPRPPEG